One segment of Anopheles stephensi strain Indian chromosome 3, UCI_ANSTEP_V1.0, whole genome shotgun sequence DNA contains the following:
- the LOC118509290 gene encoding keratin, type II cytoskeletal 1 — protein sequence MDDIFGKKKEVVPILDLSKSSATTREEFKRMIEKVPDYKMRPIKVRSDEIRFKEKEYGFKMQKKELRMLMKNSGERDKLYAYMDPIPCEMRNLVILELCSVPIDWKMLTSQRPKTKVEEDYFSKLVELGKLQIKTIQRDKRENLLATSVRKVKNRSGIIESRVFTCNECMEEFCNGKTCADFNYDLYTRVVPKVPLLKTNSQQQLSLNGGGTGGGGAGRMLGDLNQKSIDSGSGTAGAGGGGGGKKGRKGGRKKGSKAKAKSVEAVDEEGNQSTGGNAAGGHGGGKKKGKRSSRSKTPPKSKSMEK from the exons ATGGATGACATTTTCGGCAAGAAGAAGGAGGTCGTCCCCATCCTGGACCTGTCGAAATCGAGCGCAACGACGCGGGAAGAATTTAAGCGTATGATCGAAAAGGTTCCGGACTACAAGATGCGCCCGATCAAGGTGAGGTCGGATGAGATCCGGTTCAAGGAGAAGGAGTATGGGTTTAAAATGCAGAAAAAGGAGCTCCGGATGCTGATGAAAAATAGTGGCGAGCGGGATAAGCTGTACGCGTACATGGACCCGATCCCGTGCGAGATGCGCAATCTGGTCATTTTGGAGCTGTGCAGCGTACCGATCGATTGGAAGATGCTGACGAGCCAGCGGCCCAAGACAAAGGTagaggaggattactttagcaa ACTGGTGGAGCTAGGCAAATTGCAGATCAAAACAATCCAACGAGACAAGCGCGAAAATCTGCTCGCCACCTCGGTGCGCAAGGTGAAGAACCGCTCCGGCATCATCGAGTCGCGCGTCTTCACCTGCAACGAATGTATGGAAGAGTTTTGCAATGGGAAAACTTGCGCCGACTTCAACTACGACCTGTACACGCGTGTCGTGCCGAAAGTGCCGCTGCTGAAAACCAACTCTCAGCAACAATTGTCACTCAACGGCGGTGGAACGGGCGGTGGTGGCGCGGGTAGGATGCTGGGTGACCTGAACCAGAAAAGCATCGACAGTGGTAGCGGAACGGCCGGtgctggaggtggtggtggggggaAGAAGGGCCGCAAGGGTGGCCGTAAGAAGGGCTCCAAAGCGAAGGCAAAATCGGTGGAGGCGGTCGATGAGGAGGGCAATCAAAGTACCGGCGGTAATGCGGCGGGCGGTCATGGAGGGGgcaagaaaaaaggcaaacggtCGTCACGTAGCAAAACGCCACCGAAGTCAAAATCGATGGAAAAGTAA